In a genomic window of Hyphomonas sp.:
- a CDS encoding DMT family transporter, whose protein sequence is MSFRDFVLLFAVCLVWGLNIVITRWIVADVGVPPIFFAATRFAGVALFLVAFLRPRPEDLKMLFMIAMFIGALHFALLFIGLQNAEASAASITGQLGAPFSTLMSMAFLGETIGWRRGLGIMLSFAGVILIAFDPESFNTSIGLLFIAIAAFVGSVGGILMKRMAPIKALRLQAWVGLFSFAPLFITSGLLESGQLDSVTRGGWQLGLAWLFAVVGVSIFGHGGFYTLIKKYDISLLSPLTLMTPIWGVVFGIILLNEPITARLVLGSVISLTGVFVIAVRQNKTLPDAAIVKKMGSGGS, encoded by the coding sequence ATGTCATTTCGCGATTTCGTCCTTCTCTTCGCCGTCTGCCTTGTCTGGGGCCTCAACATCGTCATCACGCGCTGGATCGTGGCTGATGTCGGCGTGCCGCCCATCTTCTTCGCAGCCACGCGCTTCGCCGGCGTCGCCCTGTTCCTGGTCGCCTTCCTGCGCCCGCGGCCGGAAGACCTGAAAATGCTGTTCATGATCGCCATGTTCATCGGCGCGCTGCATTTCGCCCTGCTCTTCATCGGCCTCCAGAATGCCGAAGCCTCGGCCGCCTCGATCACCGGCCAGCTTGGCGCGCCCTTCTCCACGCTGATGAGCATGGCCTTTCTCGGCGAGACGATCGGCTGGCGGCGCGGGCTCGGCATCATGCTGTCCTTTGCCGGTGTCATCCTGATCGCGTTCGATCCGGAAAGCTTCAACACGTCGATCGGGCTCCTGTTCATCGCCATTGCCGCCTTTGTCGGCTCGGTCGGCGGAATCCTGATGAAACGCATGGCCCCCATCAAGGCACTGCGCCTGCAGGCCTGGGTCGGCCTGTTCAGCTTCGCCCCCCTCTTCATCACATCCGGATTGCTGGAATCCGGCCAGCTGGACTCGGTGACACGGGGCGGCTGGCAGCTCGGCCTGGCCTGGCTCTTCGCCGTGGTCGGCGTGTCCATATTCGGCCATGGCGGCTTCTATACACTGATCAAGAAATACGACATTTCCCTGCTCTCGCCGCTCACCCTGATGACCCCCATCTGGGGCGTCGTGTTCGGCATCATCCTCCTGAACGAGCCGATCACCGCCCGGCTCGTACTCGGCTCGGTCATCTCCCTGACCGGTGTGTTCGTGATTGCCGTGCGCCAGAACAAGACCTTGCCGGATGCCGCCATCGTCAAGAAGATGGGCTCGGGAGGCAGCTGA
- a CDS encoding class I SAM-dependent methyltransferase, with amino-acid sequence MKQRQKVVPQASGCVLEIGCGSGTNFALYDGNKVDQLYALEPSEVMVGKARREAGRLGIGHHIEFLQTGAEAIPLEDDSVDTVVITFVLCTIPDWEASLKEVRRVLKPGGRILFSEHGLAPDEGVAKWQRRVEPVWKPLAGGCHLTRDTEAMFAAAGFRLDQAETMYLPSTPRIAGFVSWGSAIPV; translated from the coding sequence ATGAAGCAGCGCCAGAAAGTGGTGCCTCAGGCCAGCGGATGCGTACTGGAAATCGGCTGCGGGTCCGGCACCAATTTTGCGCTCTATGACGGCAACAAGGTGGACCAGCTCTACGCACTGGAGCCATCCGAAGTAATGGTGGGCAAGGCCCGTCGCGAGGCCGGGCGGCTTGGCATCGGCCATCATATCGAATTCCTGCAGACCGGGGCGGAAGCCATTCCGCTGGAAGATGACAGCGTAGATACGGTGGTGATCACATTTGTGCTGTGTACCATTCCGGACTGGGAAGCCTCTCTGAAAGAAGTGCGCCGTGTGCTGAAGCCCGGCGGGCGAATTCTGTTCTCGGAGCATGGACTGGCCCCGGACGAAGGCGTTGCGAAATGGCAGCGCCGGGTCGAGCCGGTCTGGAAGCCACTGGCGGGCGGCTGCCATCTGACCCGGGACACCGAGGCCATGTTTGCCGCTGCCGGGTTCCGCCTGGACCAAGCCGAGACCATGTATCTGCCTTCGACGCCCAGGATTGCCGGCTTTGTCAGCTGGGGTTCTGCCATTCCGGTATGA
- a CDS encoding DUF3445 domain-containing protein has protein sequence MRRPPFLPFLDGPPGIAPGLKPIAQDDWLLPDSEAGAWLDAKRALMTRQRKDVFAALEADAEMAECAAAVLAVTGPASGTWPTPLEAASSMVSDDLCVMIRGEDGLWRLRAASLCAPTYWQLAVKFNQPLGGLHNPVPGGDPGLARRISRIFDGLRPGMLLERCNWSVQPGADRFTPSSAPLKALAAGMDAADALDQLHLRVERQTICKLPETGTVLFTIRVVMDPLRTALAGPGHVDAFEAAWKQVDPAMYRYKGWQLYERLIAAALDAARNPVRS, from the coding sequence ATGCGCCGACCTCCCTTCTTGCCCTTTCTGGACGGTCCGCCCGGCATCGCGCCGGGCCTGAAACCGATCGCGCAGGATGACTGGCTGCTGCCGGATTCCGAAGCCGGGGCTTGGCTGGACGCGAAGCGGGCCCTGATGACCCGGCAGCGCAAGGATGTTTTCGCCGCGCTGGAGGCAGACGCCGAGATGGCCGAATGCGCCGCCGCCGTGCTGGCGGTCACCGGGCCGGCGAGCGGGACCTGGCCCACGCCGCTGGAAGCGGCATCATCGATGGTGTCGGATGATCTTTGCGTAATGATCCGCGGCGAGGACGGCCTGTGGCGGCTGCGCGCCGCGAGCCTGTGCGCACCGACCTATTGGCAGCTCGCGGTGAAGTTCAACCAGCCGCTGGGCGGGCTGCACAATCCCGTGCCGGGCGGCGATCCGGGGCTGGCGAGACGGATTTCCCGGATCTTTGACGGGTTGCGGCCTGGCATGCTGCTGGAGCGCTGCAACTGGTCGGTCCAGCCTGGCGCCGACCGCTTCACGCCCAGTTCGGCGCCCTTGAAGGCGCTTGCGGCCGGAATGGATGCGGCGGATGCGCTGGACCAGCTGCACTTGCGGGTGGAGCGCCAGACCATCTGCAAGCTGCCGGAGACCGGCACCGTCCTGTTCACGATCCGCGTGGTGATGGATCCGCTGCGCACCGCGCTGGCCGGACCCGGTCATGTGGACGCCTTCGAGGCGGCCTGGAAGCAGGTCGATCCGGCCATGTATCGCTACAAGGGCTGGCAGCTCTATGAGCGCCTGATCGCGGCTGCACTGGACGCAGCCCGGAATCCCGTTAGGTCCTGA
- a CDS encoding EVE domain-containing protein, translated as MKYWLFKSEPDAWSWDQQKAKGDEGEEWNGIRNYQARNFMREMKIGDRGFFYHSNKGLEVVGVVEICAESAPDSTTDDPRWDCVHVKALADMPTPVKLKDVKANPKLEDMSLVTSFRLSVQPVKANEWKEVCRMGGLDPKTLKPV; from the coding sequence ATGAAATACTGGCTGTTCAAATCCGAACCCGACGCGTGGAGCTGGGACCAGCAAAAGGCCAAGGGCGATGAAGGCGAGGAATGGAATGGCATCCGCAATTACCAGGCCCGCAATTTCATGCGCGAGATGAAGATCGGCGACCGGGGATTCTTCTATCACTCCAACAAGGGGCTGGAAGTGGTTGGCGTGGTGGAGATCTGTGCCGAGAGCGCGCCGGATTCCACAACCGACGATCCGCGCTGGGACTGTGTCCATGTCAAGGCGCTGGCCGACATGCCGACGCCGGTGAAGCTGAAGGATGTGAAGGCCAATCCGAAACTGGAAGACATGAGCCTGGTGACTTCGTTCCGCCTGTCGGTACAGCCCGTGAAGGCGAATGAATGGAAGGAAGTCTGCCGCATGGGCGGGCTGGACCCGAAGACGCTGAAGCCCGTTTGA